A segment of the Cheilinus undulatus linkage group 24, ASM1832078v1, whole genome shotgun sequence genome:
TTTGGAGAGGACTGCATCATGTATACGCTGGGAcacagacaaataaaaataaaaatctgagcCCTCTGTTCTGTTGAAGACAGCTTTTCAGTTGTTCTGGTCCAATCTCTGCCAGCTGCTGAAAATACCCTAAATATGCTCAAGTAGGATCCTAACATAACATTTCTCCGTCATTGTAAAGGCTCAGCTCAATAAGGAGCCTGAAAACAGGCGCTATGCTAACCagtgtttctctttctcttaaaTAAATCCCTCCAGTGTTTACTCCTGAAGGAAAGGATGACCTGTGAGGATGTGCTGCTGAAGAACATTCAAGTATAAAGACGGCATGTAAAGATAATGTAGGTGACTCCACAGGAAGTGGCCAAAGTGCTTTTTTTCTGCTACATCGCTGCTGAAGCTGTCTCTCTCAGGAATGTGATCAGAATGGCGACACGTGGAGCGGCGACCACGCCCACCTCAGCGAGAGTGCAGTTCACAGAAACGTGCGTTAATCACGCTCAGTTCTTAAAGGCTCCGCAGCGGCTGGCCCGGCTGATGAACTCCTTCAGCATGGCTCCGTCTACCTGCCAGAAAGCTCCGGTCTGCGTCACCTGAGTCAGGTGGTTCACACAGAACCGGAAGCAGAACACCTCCAAGTCCTGAGGAAGGAAAACCAGAGATATGATAGGATGACAGTAAAGGAGGAACATGGGCTCTTGAGATGTGACAATCACTGACgtctgtttttatgtacatATCAAACGGCGCCCCAACTTGTTTGAGGTTATACAGAGTACGCCCCCTGCTTCCTGTGGCTCCTATAAACCTATGTGTGTTCACGTGCGTGCATCACCTCTGCATCGTATCGTATGGCGGCGGACAGCAGCGTGAAGGCGTTCTCCACAGTGATCCCTCTTTTGATGATCTGCTGACACAGACGTTTCAGCCGGTTCTCACAGTACGAGGTGGCCAGGTCCAACAGGCCTGCAGCCAAAACAAACCCATCCAGCATAAGCACATCAACATATTAGCTCGTTAGGCTAACGAGAACTCTATCTGATACGGCGTTGGCTAACCGATGGCGTCCTCGGGGGGAAGGTCAACGGTGTCCGTGTAGAGGAACTGCAGGAATGATCTGTAGACGGGGTAGGAGAACTGTCCGATCTCGATCACGTCCTGCTGATCCTCCGTCCACTGAGAGCGGAACATGGAGCGGAAATGCTCACACCTGGAACCAGAGAGACACCTGTCTGTGAACAATCATCACACCTGGAACCAGAGAGACACCTGTCTGTGAACAATCATCACACCTGGAACCAGAGAGACACCTGTCTGTGAACAATCATCACACCTGGAACCAGAGAGACACCTGTCTGTGAACAATCATCACACCTGGAACCAGAGAGACACCTGTCTGTGAACAATCATCACACCTGGAACCAGAGAGACACCTGTCTGTGAACAATCATCACACCTGGAACCAGAGAGACACCTGTCTGTGAACAAACATCACACCTGGAACCAAAAACCCCCACTGAGCTCTAAGAGAGTGCAGCTATCTAAGAATGAGTTCTTGTTCTGTGGTTTTTATGTGCGTATATTTTACACCCTCTGTGGGTTTTATGTGCGTATATTTTACACCCTCTGTGGGTTTTATGTGCGTATATTTTACACCCTCTGTGGGTTTTATGTGCGTATATTTTACACCTTCTGTGGGTTTTATGTGCGTATATTTTACACCCTCTGTGGGTTTTATGTGCGTATATTTTACACCCTCTGTGGTTTTTATGTGCGTATATTTTACACCCTCTGTGGGTTTTATGTGCGTATATTTTACACCCTCTGTGGTTTTTATGTGCGTATATTTTACACCCTCTGTGGGTTTTATGTGCGTATATTTTACACCCTCTGTGGGTTTTATGTGCGTATATTTTACACCCTCTGTGGTTTTTATGTGCGTATATTTTACACCCTCTGTGGGTTTTTATGTGCGTATATTTTACACCCTCTGTGGGTGTTATGTCTGTATATGctctgcctggccaaaaaaagagtcgccacctggattcaactaagcaaataggtaaaAGCCTCCgtttggataattactgcatgggcgattatctttcagctggcaacaagttatttaaccccagctgatgcatgAGTAACAATTGGATTTTTAACAGAGTGTAGCTATCTAAGAACGAGTCTTCATGTTCTGTGGGTTTTATGTACGTATATTTTACATGTTCTGTGGGTTTTATGTACGTATATTTCACATGTTCTGTGGGTTTTATGTACGTATATTTTACATGTTCTGTGGGTTTTATGTACgtatattttacatgttttgtggGTTATACGTACGTATATTTTACATGTTCTGTGGGTTTTATGTACgtatattttacatgttttgtggGTTATATGTACGTATATTTTACATGTTCTGTGGGTTTTATGTACGTATATTTTACATGTTCTGTGGGTTTTATGTACGTATATTTTACACCCTCTGTGGTTTTTATGTGCATTATATTTTACACCATGTTCTGTGGGTTTTATGTGCGTATATTTTCAATGTTCTGTGGGTTTTATGTActtattttttacatgttttgtgggttttatggacatttatttcacttgttttgggggttttatGTACTTATATTTAACTTGTTCTGTGGTTTTTATGTAGTTATATTTTACATGTTCTGTGGGTGTTATGTCTGTATATTTTATGGCCAAAAATGTTCTGTGGGTTTTATGTACAAATAGGTATATGTTCTTTTTATGTAATTACTGCATGTTCTGTGGGTTTTAGCTGGCAACAGTTATTTTACATGTTCTGTGGGTTTATACGTATTATTTCTGTGGGTTTTATGTACGTATATTTTACATGTTCTGTGGGTTTTATGTACGTATATTTCACATGTTCTGTGGGTTTTATGTACGTATATTTCACATGTTCTGTGGGTTTTATGTACGTATATTTTACATGTTCTGTGGGTTTTATGTACGTATATTTCACATGTTCTGTGGGTTTTATGTACGTATATTTTACATGTTCTGTGGGTTTTATGTACGTATATTTTACATGTTCTGTGGGTTTTATGTACGTATATTTTACATGTTCTGTGGGTTTTATGTACGTATATTTTACATGTTCTGTGGGTTTTATGTACGTATATTTCACATGTTCTGTGGGTTTTATGTACGTATATTTTACATGTTCTGTGGGTTTTATGTACGTATATTTCACATGTTCTGTGGGTTTTATGTACGTATATTTTACATGTTCTGTGGGTTTTATGTACGTATATTTTACACCCTCTGTGGTTTTTATGTGCGTATATTTTACATGTTCTGTGGGTTTTATGTACGTATATTTTACATGTTCTGTGGGTTTTATGTACGTATATTTCACATGTTCTGTGGGTTTTATGTACGTATATTTTACATGTTCTGTGGGTTTTATGTATGTATATTTTACATGTTCTGTGGGTTTTATGTACGTATATTTCACATGTTCTGTGGGTTTTATGTACGTATATTTTACATGTTCTGTGGGTTTTATGTACGTATATTTCACATGTTCTGTGGGTTTTATGTACGTATATTTTACATGTTCTGTGGGTTTTATGTATGTATATTTCACATGTTCTGTGGGTTTTATGTATGTATATTTCACATGTTCTGTGGGTTTTATGTatgtatattttaaatgttctgtGGGTTTTATGTACGTATATTTTACATGTTCTGTGGGTTTTATGTACGTATATTTTACATGTTCTGTGGGTTATACGTACgtatattttacatgttttgtggGTTATACGTACGTATATTTTACATGTTCTGTGGGTTTTATGTATGTATAGTTTACCTTATTTTTAGCACAGCTTTGTGTACGTGAATGCATTTCCATGTTCTGTGGGAATTTTATGATCGGCCGATATTTCACATGTCAAACTGTGGGTTTTAGAGCCTCAGAGATATTTCACATGTTCTGTGGGTTTTATGTACAGACAGAACACTATCATTCTGGATCCCATGTTCTGTGGGTTTTATGTATGTATATTTCACATGTTCTGTGGGTTTTATGTATGTATATTTACATGATGTTCTGTGGGCGTATGGCAAAGCAGGCGAAGACGCTCAGTGTTGGTGAATGTTCTGTGAGGTTTTATGTACGATGGATTTTACATGTTCTGTGGgttatatgtatgtatattttacatgttctgtgggttttatgtaaatattttacatgTTCTGTGGgaggaaaatatattttacatgttCTGTGGGTATGTAGATATTTTACATGTTCTGTGGGTTATGTACATATTTTACATGTTCTGTGGGTTTTATGTAACAATATTTTACAAATGTTCTGTGGGTTATAGCCTCACCAGCCTTTTACATGTTCTGTGGGTTTTATGTACGTATATTTTACATGTTCTGTGGGTTTTAAAATAACACCTCCTGTATGACCACTCTGCAGCTTATACGGCTGATATTTTACAATGTTCAAATATTGGGAAATTTTATGTACttatattttacatgttttgtggGTTATATGTACATATTTTACATGTTCTGTGGGTGTTATGAAAATATCgatattttacatgttttgtaaatatggtgttgttttaaaatgcagCACTGATATTCCATTAATAAACAATGTTCTGGTGGGTTTTATGTACgtatattttacatgttttgtggGTTATACGTACGTATATTTTACATGTTCTGTGGGTTTTATGTATGTATAGTTTACCTTATTTTTAGCACAGACTATGTGTACAGCTGCAGCATTTCCAGAGACGCTGAATTTCAGATCGGCCTCTCGTACAGACCTCCAGGAGGCAACAGCGAGGCTCCACCCCCATGCTCTAATTTTCAAAGACAGACATCACTCCCATCATTCTGGATCCCTTCTAGTCTTGTTTTATGGTAACAGACCCATAGAGGTGagcctccttcttcttctctgttttattgGTGATCTGTTCATGAAGTGAGTGAGATGTGGCGTAACGATGGACTGACCTCGACACTGACCCCACATGTATACCTGGAGGATAAAAACTGTCAACAGCAGCCAGAGGAGGAAAATATTCACTGTAAATCACATTCTGATGTAGAGAAGGAAGGGGAAAGGTTAGGTTCACACTCTTTGATTAAATCcatgacatatttttaacaaTGAGACTCAAACTAAGCCTCACCAGCCTTTTACAGGCCGACAACCTTCAGCTGACGTAGATCTgttctgtttaaaataacacCTCCTGTATGACcactctgcagctgtgtgcgGCTGATATTAACAACAAATATTAACTGAAATGTTAACTCTCTGACTTGAATCagccatattttaaaatcatgtaggggtgttagaaaatcaaacacaaacaactgCTCCATATATGgtgttgttttaaaatgcagCACTGATATTCCATTAATAAACAATCTGGTGGCTGTAATTTCTGATGTCTGATCTGTGTTTCAGTGTTGGCGGCCATCTGGCCTGCAGTGGATTATCTCTCCACGTCTGTTAGAGACACGTCTTCACCACACACCGGTCTCTAAGGGTCACAGAGGGAGGATGGAAAGAGGAGAAATACCTGCCCACTCTGTGTCCTGGCAGCTGAGGTGTGTGTGGAATGGCACGCAGCGACCTCGACCACCCTGTTAAAGACAGATTTACATCAACAAATCAGCATCTACAAGACTCACAAAGAGGAGCTAGATTTCTATGACAGGAAAAAGCTCAGAGTGTTTTTATCTGCAGCATTCAGGAGGAAGTTTACATCTCCACAAGATGGGAGGAAACTCTCCAACACTCTCTGTCAGACAGGACCTGAACCTAGCTCTCTCTGTCAGACAGGACCTGAACCTAGCTCTCTCTGTCAGACAGGACCTGAACCTAGCTCTCTCTGTCAGACAGGACCTgaacctgtctctctctgtcagacAGGACCTGAACCTACCTCTCTCTGTCAGACAGGACCTGAACCTACCTCTCTTTTTCAAACAGGACCTGAACCTAGCTCTCTCTGTCAGACAGGACCTGAACCTACCTCTCTCTGTCAGACAGGACCTGAACCTACCTCTCTTTGTCAGGCAGGACCTGAACCTACCTCTCTTTTTCAAACAGGACCTGAACCTACCTCTCTTTGTCAGGCAGGACCTgaacctgtctctctctgtcagacAGGACCTGAACCTAGCTCTCTCTGTCAGACAGGACCTgaacctgtctctctctgtcagacAGGACCTGAACCTACCTCTCTCTGTCAGACAGGACCTGAACCTAGCTCTCTCTGTCAGACAGGACCTGAACCTACCTCTCTTTTTCAAACAGGACCTGAACCTACCTCTCTTTGTCAGGCAGGACCTGAACCTACCTCTCTTTGTCAAACAGGACCTGAACCTACCTCTCTTTTTCAAACAGGACCTGAACCTACCTCTCTTTTTCAAACAGGACCTGAACCTACCTCTCTTTTTCAAACAGGACCTGAACCTACCTCTCTTTGTCAAACAGGACCTGAACCTACCTCTCTTTGTCAAACAGGACCTGAACCTACCTCTCTTTGTCAAACAGGACCTGAACCTACCTCTCTTTTTCAAACAGGACCTGAACCTACCTCTCTTTGTCAAACAGGACCTGAACCTACCTCTCTTTTTCAAACAGGACCTGAACCTACCTCTCTTTGTCAGGCAGGACCTGAACCTACCTCTCTTTGTCAAACAGGACCTGAACCTACCTCTCTTTGTCAGGCAGGACCTGAACCTACCTCTCTTTTTCAAACAGGACCTGAACCTACCTCTCTTTGTCAGGCAGGACCTGAACCTACCTCTCTTTGTCAAACAGGACCTGAACCTACCTCTCTTTGTCAAACAGGACCTGAACCTACCTCTCTTTGTCAAACAGGACCTGAACCTACCTCTCTTTGTCAAACAGGACCTGAACCTACCTCTCTTTGTCAAACAGGACCTGAACCTACCTCTCTTTTTCAAACAGGACCTGAACCTACCTCTCTTTGTCAAACAGGACCTGAACCTACCTCTCTTTTTCAAACAGGACCTGAACCTACCTCTCTTTGTCAGACAGGACCTGAACCTACCTCTCTTTGTCAGACAGGACCTGAACCTACCTCTCTTTGTCAGACAGGACCTGAACCTACCTCTCTTTGTCAGACAGGACCTGAACCTACCTCTCTTTGTCAGACAGGACCTGAACCTACCTCTCTTTGTCAGACAGGACCTGCACAGGGCTCAGCTGGTTGCTCTTGTTGCCCGTTCCCAGCTGACCGTAGGTGTTTGCTCCCCAGGCGTACAGCAGACCCTCGTCTGTTTGAGCCAGGCAGTGGCCGTAGCCGCACACGACCTGGAAAAACACGGGAAGATGTGAGTCATGAGAGAGTCACACTTTAAGGACATCACCTGGCTCTGTAGCCATGAGTCTGGATCAGCGGGGAATCCTGGGATCTACTTTTGACATGGTCGTTGGTCTTCAGGGCCTAAAAAACTAGTCACCCGCCTCACCTCCTGAGCAGGGATGGAAGAACTACCTGCACACATGTTAGACAGCCCTGGTCAGGGTTAAAGTTCAGAAGGTCAAAGTGGCTTCATCAGGACTCTACCTCACCTCTCCATTATCCACCAGAGCCATGGAGGACTACTCTTTGTCCACAAGGACCTGAACCTACCTCGGTCTTCTGCAGGAGCCTGAACCTCACTCTCTTTGTCAAACAGGACCTGGTTGGCCGTGTTGTCAAACAGGACCTGAACCACCTGGCCACAGTTATTATAACCCCATGCAAACACCTGGAGGGAGCACAGAGCATGCAAGAACCAGGGAGACAGCAGAAATCAGATTAttagctcctcctcctctctaacaccGACGCTCTTGGACTTCTTCTGCTGGAGGGCCTTAAATCATTTCCCTCCAGTTTGTGACTGTTGATCTGAGAAAAATCTTTACTATTGTGCTAATAACAGTAATTGTACCTTTTTATTCTGTAACTCAACATCAACCCCCTCTAAAAAATCTTCAGATTAGGGGTCATCCAGTATGTTTGCACATGGGCCAGATCTAGGATTGGCAGAagctctgggggccagacattCAGATAGACAAAAAAAGGATCAATAaactgatctcagaattctactTTTGATCTCAGGGTTCTACCGTTGATCTTTGAATCCAGACACTGTTCTTggaattctgactctgatctcagaattctgcctttgatcttagaattctagctttgatctcagaattctacttttgatctcagaattctacttttgatctcagaattctgcctttgatctcagaatcctgactttgatctcagaatcctgactttgatctcagaattctacttttgatctcagaattctgactttgatcttagaattctagCTTTgttctcagaatcctgactttgatctcagaattctagctttgatctcagaatcctgactttgatctcagaattctagctttgatctcagaatcctgactttgatctcagaattctagctttgatctcagaattctacttttgatctcagaattctagctttgatctcagaattctacttttgatctcagaattctgactttgatcttagaattctagCTTTgttctcagaatcctgactttgatctcagaattctagctttgatctcagaatcctgactttgatctcagaattctagctttgatctcagaatcctgactttgatctcagaattctagctttgatctcagaatcctgactttgatctcagaattctagctttgatctcataatcctgactttgatctcagaattctgcctTTGATCAACCTGGCCACTATTCGATGATCTGTGCTGTAGATAATTCAGTGAACTGAGAGGAGCACCTGGAGTTTTCCTGACTGATGTTTGAATTACATTAGTCATGAGGATTTGATGACCTGGGAAGATCCAAGCTATTGGGACTATTTAACACAGCAGTCACCTTCCTCCTATACACACAGCCGCACACACACTGATTAGCTTTAACACAGGCGGGTTAGGACTAAGCTGCTTAGCCTGAATCTGCTGCAGAGGGAGCTGACCTGGAAACACCCATAGAAGTGTGTCGTATCAGCCTCATATGCCCATAGCTTTCTATTTTAACAGGATTAAATGGCTGAGGGTAGATTACAAGACTTACAAATGAAATCCTTATTCTCAAAGAATAACACACCTTTCAGCGCAAATGTTCTGCTCTTCATTCAAACCTCTCTTCTGATGTTAGCTCATATGCTGTTCAGGATTAGTATGATGGTATCTTTAACTACAACCCCGACAGCCCTGGTTTTTGTCTACATACAGCCACGTAAAGCAGGAACATTAGAACCAGAGCAAACATTCTGATTGGATGAGAGCGCAGAGCCCGCCCCTACCTCTCCATCATGAGTGCGCGCCATGGAGTGATGCGAGCCACACGACACTTCTTTCACCTTCTTGCTCTGCAGGTTGGAGGTGACGAGGACCGGGGAGAGGCCCTGGTTGGTGCTGCCGTTCCCCAGCTGACTGTAGCCGTTATGTCCCCACGCAAACAGCTGTCCATCTGCAACAGAGCAAGTGATGCAGGTATGACAGGATGAGTCAGGATCACAGCTACCACGGCAGTGAACGAAGACTTTCAAAGATAAAAGGTTTATAAAGTCAACAGAAAGGTGTGCTTTTACACCTCAGGTGAGCACGGTAAATATTTAGCAGTACTTGGAAATAATAAAGATAGATCCGGGACAATTAGGCACACAAACTTAAACGTCTTTTCAGGAGAATTTCCTTCATGGATGTAAAACAGTTCCATCTGATTTTGAATGTGATAATTAGATCATctatagcaggggtgtccaaacttgttccactgagggccacatacagaaaaatataaggatgcaaataataatgacaataatacaaataataataatattaatattaatattaataatactGTTAAATAACAATAGTAATAGTTACAGTAATAGAGTTAATTTTGAatgtttctgattcttggggggattgtggaaagggaaacatgtttttgttagaaaagcctgtaAAGTGATTCATTATAGTCCACTAAACAGAAACCAAAACTTCCCATACCTATCCGTGAACGTGTTAGTGATCTAGACTCAGTAAGATAACAAACAGGAGCATGTGTATTTAGAGGGAAGAGCTGCAGATCCATATGTATGATTCATTATtcatgtagctaatgtagcatgtagctaatGAAGCATGTAGCTTTTATAGCATGAATCTTAAGTAGCATGTAGCTAATGCAGCATGAATATAATGTAGCATGTAGCTATTGTAGCATGTAGCTAATAAAGCATGTAGCTAATTTAGCATGTAGCATGAATATAATATAGCTTGTAGCTTATGTAACATGGACATAATTTAgcatgtagctaatgtagcatgAATCTCATGTAGCATGAATCTAATGTAGCATGTATCTAATGTAgcatgcagctaatgtagcatgtagctaatTTAGCATGTAGCATGAATATAATATAGCTTGTAGCTAATGTAACATGGACATAATTTAgcatgtagctaatgtagcatgAATCTCATGTAGCATGAATCTAATGTAgcatgcagctaatgtagctagtagctaatgtagcatgtagctaatTTAGCATGTAGCTTATAGATCGCGACCTACCCTCTGTAGCTAAAAGGACGTGAGGTCCGCTGCCGTAGCTCAGGCTGATCACCTTCTTCCCCCTCAGGAAATCCAACTTCTTGGGCACGATGGTGCTCAGGCTGTCTCCTGTGCCGAggcagctgctgctgttgaaGCCAAACACGAACACCTGGGACGTGATAACAGTCAGACGATGGTGTGGGTAAAAAATGACAGGTGTGCACAGATTAAGGCATTCAAATGGAACCAAACTATGTTAGAAACTATGTACTATGTACTGAGGGGGACACACCCTCCTGGCCTCAAGTCTGCGGTTGATCTCACAGTCAGGGAACGACGGATTACAATGCCAAGGTaacatgcacagacacagaTCCAATGGTAGCATCCGGGGCGGTTTAGTTTTGTCTCATTCTTTCAGACCTAAGTCCACTTATAATAACTGAATAGATGTTTTAATGAAgacattcaaactttaaaagacCTCCTCTACTTCTAGTTGGCATCTAAAATGCTGCTGTAGTCTGCTTCAGTGTTTCTTCTACTGCTCAGTCTGTCACGGCTCAACTGTTCATCCACACATTTCTCCCTGTAGAGGCTAAAAAATACttactaaaaacaaaaagatcatGTGAAACATGCAGACGCTGCATCAGGACTTAAAGGTTTACACGGTCAAATGTGACGTTACAGACATCATGACCACATTTAGATGAATGGTGACTTCACAACCGTGCAGGAAGCCCCGTCACCGCCTCACTAACTCCTCACCTCGTTGGCATGTGTGACATAGATGGCCTCATTGGCGTAGATGCCAAAAACGCACGCCTGCCGAATGGTGGACAGCTCCTCGTGGCTCAGCAGAGAAAACAGGGGCCACTTACTGACGTCCACCATGGCTCCTGCAAAGCTGAACCGTCcttgtggaggaggaggaggaggaggaggaggaggagtcacGGCTGAtgggggagaggagggaggCGCTGAGAGGGGGAGGATGTGAGGAGGAGATGCTGGAGGAGGTGGGGAGCAGGGAGCTGAATCATCCCTGCTGACACTTGacaaacaaccaaaacaaacacagctgtCAGAAAACAGAGGCGTCCCAACAAAAGCATGCAAAAGCCTGAGAGGCTCCTCAGACCCATGGATGACAGCTCTACGGTCATGCAGCCAAAGCAGAAGCACATGTGATCCATGAACAGCCAGGCTCCCTCCTTCATGCCTGCGGCTGCTCAGAGAGGCCAGATTCAGTCAGCAGCGCTgaggttttcatgttttcttcatgATGGGAGCTCTTTAACGACATTAGAGGCAGCTGTGACTCCTTCATGTTCTTAAATACTCTATCTTAGATTCGGCATAGATGTCACCCTGGCTCAGCTCTGTTTAGTGCTGAATATCTCAGAGGAGACAGACATGAGCTGAGCTAAAGGCTAACCTTAAATTCCCTTCATTCTGGGTGGAGTTGAGCATTACGTCTCCTCCCTCAGACCTAAAAATAAAACCCCTCTGAAGGTAAAACTGCTCTGTCTCCCTCACAGACCCCCCCTGAAGCGTCCTGCACagctgtttttagtgttttagtccGGGTTATAAGCATAGAAGCGAGCTAACTGCAGCAGAGGATAAACATGGAGCAGCTAACAGCTTAGCCCTCCGCTCTCCCTACCTAAAACATCGCTCCATGACAACAAGTCCACTGAGAAAAGACAGACACACAGTGGCATTACATCACAAAGTCACTCTACGTCcacatttctgctttatttccaTTAAAGCTTCAAGAGTTCCCTGCTTCTAACGGCTTACCGGTGCTGTCAACAGTCACGCAGCGTCGACTGgagccttcttcttcttcttccaccTTTGACTGAGTGTAAATGAGCGTAGCGGCGTTTGTCGCCCCCGCGAGGCCAAGAGTGGAACTACTGCTGTAATACAGCACACAGGCGCACACAGAAGAGCAGGAT
Coding sequences within it:
- the LOC121506509 gene encoding RCC1 and BTB domain-containing protein 1-like: MERCFSVSRDDSAPCSPPPPASPPHILPLSAPPSSPPSAVTPPPPPPPPPPQGRFSFAGAMVDVSKWPLFSLLSHEELSTIRQACVFGIYANEAIYVTHANEVFVFGFNSSSCLGTGDSLSTIVPKKLDFLRGKKVISLSYGSGPHVLLATEDGQLFAWGHNGYSQLGNGSTNQGLSPVLVTSNLQSKKVKEVSCGSHHSMARTHDGEVFAWGYNNCGQVVQVLFDNTANQVLFDKESEVQAPAEDRVFQVVCGYGHCLAQTDEGLLYAWGANTYGQLGTGNKSNQLSPVQVLSDKERVVEVAACHSTHTSAARTQSGQVYMWGQCRGQSIVTPHLTHFMNRSPIKQRRRRRTWKCIHVHKAVLKIRCEHFRSMFRSQWTEDQQDVIEIGQFSYPVYRSFLQFLYTDTVDLPPEDAIGLLDLATSYCENRLKRLCQQIIKRGITVENAFTLLSAAIRYDAEDLEVFCFRFCVNHLTQVTQTGAFWQVDGAMLKEFISRASRCGAFKN